Proteins co-encoded in one Pseudoliparis swirei isolate HS2019 ecotype Mariana Trench chromosome 7, NWPU_hadal_v1, whole genome shotgun sequence genomic window:
- the ehmt1a gene encoding histone-lysine N-methyltransferase EHMT1a, which produces MDPRGAGEPPARARRPGGPSSGTVASKGHAAQPRSPLNITPFHRPASPHGEAAPGRLTPPGSRFLDTLGRLSGPQVRGRPPAAGSSEEAAGPPPGEQGGPGDVTLPARKSSKDLRPGRGATAGRAASIKPQSAVKRRKRKMGMYNLVPKKKARALKQQDKKEEPGLEEARPAADGEPAVLPEALAARDPPAPVEPEPDGGPEYTELALEQLLSPPSSGGAAGAEVTGSALAEELPLCCCRMETPRSGGPGASLDQSCMAMESTDGTLIGCHRRVKKQEMMRPSNTVHLLVLCEDHRAGMVKHHCCPGCGLFCRAGSFMECRPYGSISHRFHRACASILRDLRFCPHCGEDASGAVEVTAPQPAPGPLTAASGATPAVPQTLRAKKSSEPRRSREESPSRVKKSPATTTGRRWDATCSDAERNTYVWVEMAGASIVRSPMCGGM; this is translated from the exons ATGGACCCCCGTGGAGCCGGTGAGCCGCCTGCGCGCGCCAGAAGACCCGGCGGTCCCTCCTCCGGGACGGTGGCCTCGAAGGGACACGCGGCGCAGCCCAGGTCTCCGCTGAACATCACCCCCTTCCACCGCCCCGCCAGCCCCCACGGCGAGGCGGCTCCGGGGAGGCTGACTCCTCCTGGGAGCCGCTTTCTGGACACTCTGGGCCGGCTGTCCGGCCCCCAGGTGAGGGGGAGACCCCCCGCAGCGGGGAGCTCCGAGGAGGCTGCAGGGCCCCCCCCAGGAGAACAGGGAGGTCCAGGTGACGTCACG ctTCCAGCCAGGAAGTCCAGTAAAGACCTCCGTCCCGGCCGCGGCGCCACGGCCGGCCGAGCGGCCTCCATCAAGCCTCAGTCCG ctgtgaagaggaggaagaggaagatgggaaTGTACAACCTGGTCCCCAAGAAGAAGGCCAGAGCCCTCAAGCAGCAGGACAAG AAAGAGGAACCGGGTCTGGAAGAGGCCCGACCCGCTGCAGACGGGGAGCCAGCGGTTCTGCCAGAGGCTCTAGCGGCCAGAGACCCTCCGGCCCCGGTGGAGCCGGAGCCCGACGGCGGCCCCGAGTACACCGAGCTGGCCCTGGAGCAGCTGCTGTCGCCTCCCTCCTCAG gtggagcagcaggtgctgaggTGACAGGAAGTGCCCTGGCCGAGGAGCTCCCGCTGTGCTGCTGTCGCATGGAGACGCCTCGCAGCGGAGGCCCCGGGGCCTCGCTGGACCAGAGCTGCATGGCCATGGAGAGCACGGACGGAACG CTGATTGGTTGCCACAGGCGAGTGAAGAAGCAGGAGATGATGCGCCCCTCCAACACGGTCCACCTgctggttctgtgtgaggacCACCGGGCCGGCATGGTGAAGCACCACTGCTGCCCCGGCTGTGGCCTCTTCTGCAGGGCG GGCTCCTTCATGGAGTGCCGTCCGTACGGCAGCATCTCCCACCGCTTCCACCGGGCCTGCGCCTCCATCCTGAGGGACCTCCGGTTCTGCCCCCACTGCGGGGAGGACGCCAGCGGCGCCGTGGAGGTCACGGCGCCCCAGCCCGCCCCGGGGCCGCTCACCGCGGCCTCCGGGGCCACGCCGGCCGTCCCTCAGACGCTCAGAGCCAAGAAGAGCAGCGAGCCCCGGAGGAGCCGAGAGGAGAGCCCCAGCag ggtgAAGA